The Arctopsyche grandis isolate Sample6627 chromosome 10, ASM5162203v2, whole genome shotgun sequence genome window below encodes:
- the MICAL-like gene encoding MICAL-like protein isoform X1: MESDMGERRGTKALELWCRRVTEGYSGVRVDNMTTSWRDGLAFCALIHHFRPDLIDFSSLKKEDVYHNNELAFRTAESYLGIPALLDAEDMAQYAVPDRLSILTYLSQYYQYFASVSSPSRLIAKRPSSSKERDSMPESPSLASPPTKMMSGGLARRDPCTACGLPVFLAQRLLVERRLYHRTCFCCARCGAQLTLAGFYQTETDGQYCCETCPDEESDTEQDSTDYPAKVDDDVAKKIIREKTLSDEEKSYNLQSLQRSNIMESNVIDDKKIEPKWESSSAFAGFMTSHLAQKDSDDDDVLPALPTSLPPSKTVDLPQLVEVYLTESNLQSPSVEVSKEPEISSDISDNDKSRELSNENSNICVSDASAFVDDVFKEIVSEETAHPVVVNSIHANQLETASVSTVEDDVNISNESVDKAVDAIAKDNSDRFDAEGEKSRDSPADTSLVKMRMKIFETMEKDSNRKAQPNTIVKKSNDDNINIDKFKVVLDDSSKSIDSTSVSITCDPVKREHDGETQSSISLDLTAAVTETSTEVNESRDSEFEKVPCTDDSAIVSFDDDLNSTKSQNVNDNDVLTNILDDTDTRMITEDSTHDDNTQSNIISIDSSDDIIEVKNVEEKRISIINVEEESISVKDVEEKRISIINVEEESISEKDVEEKRISIINVEEESISVKDVEEKRISIINVEEESISVKDVEEKCISIINVEEESISVKDVEEECISVKDEDVSFINDVSKLDELNTEIIPSDDSNVNRVELEVSSPKSDVEIVVDDDSKIENKVESVEAEENQSKENYPVHLNPFSDDESETDDVAMTSDSMSSKRTSNSSKKEENKNPFESSSDDEQNQIIPVKKKSSEKPPRPPPPVFLLNANKANKSSKESRRVVTAPTISLNPFSSDEDENSEDEKVSTRAPIPKPRQRIGEENESMSMSHLGIEPRSFHGSSTSLTSTISRRKKAPAPKPPGLSDAPQPAPRKCSVQENVEDLNDSSMLSQLSSPNSSLSHMSPQVSPRSRKRRPAPLPPSSGLHPFANSTFLKSESNLNSLDSTSFCPSPILQDDKSLMSLKRVVSAAEFDNDPDLSIATVWENEKSEDKSKDQDSSIISDASLPTFHNKSTSGQWKRRKGPAPAIPLLQRRNPGPPMPPAVLRRELQMLEAQQRGLEKQGVRLEEIIRERCESKEANENVNMEPDPETDELVLQLFELVNEKNELFRRQSELMYIRRQQRLEEEHADLEHQIRLLMARPEANKTDTDKTKEEQLIQRLVEVVERRNEVITSLEMDRLREKEEDKTIRERMASHRAKREENSSISSLELQNTLKPEKKKDKRRWLKKDKTKKGDADKISLEDSEVIIKKEKKHKKWF, translated from the exons tatcGTCTCCGTCCAGACTCATCGCCAAGAGACCATCATCATCCAAAGAGCGTGATTCAATGCCCGAGTCTCCGTCTTTAGCAAGCCCACCCACCAAG ATGATGAGTGGAGGGCTGGCACGGCGAGATCCTTGTACAGCGTGCGGATTACCTGTGTTCTTGGCCCAAAGACTTTTGGTAGAACGTCGTCTCTACCACCGCACCTGTTTCTGCTGTGCTCGTTGCGGCGCTCAACTCACCTTAGCTGGcttctatcaaactgaaacagaCGGACAATATTGCTGTGAAACCTGTCCGGACGAAGAGTCCGACACGGAACAAGATAGCACTGACTATCCTGCAAAGGTCGATGACGACGTCGCAAAGAAAATCATCAGAGAGAAGACTCTGAGCGACGAAGAGAAATCTTACAACCTACAATCCTTACAAAGATCGAATATTATGGAGAGCAACGTCATCGACGATAAGAAGATTGAACCAAAGTGGGAATCGTCCAGCGCTTTTGCCGGGTTCATGACCTCTCACTTAGCTCAAAAGGACAGCGATGACGATGACGTCCTACCCGCTCTTCCAACTAGTCTTCCTCCAagtaaaactgtagatttgcctCAATTGGTCGAAGTTTACCTGACCGAATCAAATTTGCAAAGTCCGTCTGTTGAAGTGTCTAAGGAGCCAGAAATTAGTAGTGATATTAGTGACAATGATAAGAGTCGTGAACTCTCGAATGAAAATTCAAACATTTGTGTTAGTGATGCGAGTGCCTTCGTTGATGATGTATTTAAAGAAATTGTCAGTGAAGAGACTGCCCATCCCGTCGTTGTAAATAGTATACATGCTAACCAGCTTGAAACTGCCAGTGTTTCTACTGTAGAGGATGATgtgaatatttcaaatgaaagtgTTGATAAAGCGGTTGATGCAATTGCCAAAGATAATTCGGATCGTTTTGACGCGGAGGGTGAAAAGTCTCGGGATTCTCCCGCCGACACCTCCCTCGTCAAAATGagaatgaaaatatttgaaacaatgGAAAAAGATAGCAATAGAAAAGCTCAACCCAATACCATTGTCAAAAAATCAAACGatgataatattaatattgataaatttaagGTAGTTTTAGACGATAGCAGTAAGAGTATTGATAGCACTAGTGTTAGTATTACGTGTGATCCTGTAAAGCGTGAACACGATGGAGAAACTCAATCTAGCATTAGTTTAGATTTAACAGCAGCGGTGACTGAAACCAGTACTGAAGTAAATGAATCTCGCGATTCTGAATTTGAAAAAGTGCCTTGTACCGATGATAGCGCAATTGTGTCCTTTGACGACGATTTAAATAGCACAAAATCGCAAAATGTCAATGATAATGATGTATTGACCAATATACTCGACGATACGGATACTCGAATGATAACTGAAGATTCAACGCACGATGATAATACTCAatctaatataatttcaattgacAGCAGCGATGATATTATCGAAGTAAAAAATGTAGAAGAGAAACGTATCAGCATAATAAATGTAGAAGAAGAATCTATCAGTGTAAAAGATGTTGAGGAAAAACGTATCAGTATAATAAATGTAGAAGAAGAATCTATCAGCGAAAAAGATGTTGAAGAAAAACGTATCAGTATAATAAATGTAGAAGAAGAATCTATCAGTGTAAAAGATGTAGAAGAAAAACGTATCAGTATAATAAATGTAGAAGAAGAATCTATCAGTGTAAAAGATGTAGAAGAAAAATGTATCAGTATAATAAATGTAGAAGAAGAATCTATCAGTGTAAAAGATGTAGAAGAAGAATGTATCAGTGTAAAAGATGAAGATGTTAGTTTTATCAATGACGTGTCTAAACTTGACGAGTTGAATACTGAAATTATACCGTCTGATGATTCGAATGTTAATAGAGTCGAATTGGAAGTTTCAAGTCCGAAGAGTGATGTTGAAATTGTTGTTGACGATGAttcgaaaattgaaaataaagtagaatCTGTAGAAGCTGAAGAAAATCAATCTAAAGAAAATTATCCTGTACATTTGAATCCATTTTCTGACGACGAAAGTGAAACTGATGATGTG GCTATGACTAGTGATTCTATGTCATCGAAACGAACTTCGAATTCAAGTAAAaaggaagaaaataaaaatccatTTGAAAGTAGTAGTGACGATGAACAGAATCAAATAATACCAGTCAAAAAGAAAAGTAGTGAAAAGCCTCCGAGGCCGCCACCTCCAGTGTTTCTTCTGAATGCAAACAAAGCTAATAAATCTAG caaAGAATCCAGACGCGTAGTGACAGCTCCGACTATAAGTTTAAATCCATTTTCATCCGATGAAGATGAAAATTCTGAAGATGAAAAAGTATCTACGAGAGCTCCGATTCCAAAACCTCGACAACG GATCGGTGAGGAGAATGAATCAATGTCGATGAGCCAtttgggaatcgaacctcgttCGTTCCATGGTTCATCAACTTCCTTGACGAGCACAATATCGAGGAGGAAAAAGGCTCCAGCGCCGAAGCCTCCAGGATTGTCAGACGCACCTCAACCGGCTCCGAGAAAATGCAGTGTCCAAGAGAATGTAGAAGATTTAAATGACTCGTCGATGCTGTCTCAACTGTCCAGTCCGAATAGCAGCTTG TCCCACATGTCTCCTCAAGTATCTCCCAGATCGCGCAAACGGCGTCCAGCACCACTACCTCCATCTTCAGGCCTGCATCCATTCGCCAATTCGACGTTCCTAAAATCTGAaagcaatttaaattcattagaTAGTACTTCGTTTTGTCCGTCGCCGATTTTGCAAGATGATAAGAGTTTGATGAGTCTTAAAAGAGTTGTGTCCGCAGCTGAGTTTGATAACGATCCAGATTTGTCAATCGCTACTGTTTGGGAGAATGAAAAATCAGAGGATAAGAGTAAAGATCAAGATAGTAGTATCATCAGTGATG cAAGCCTTCCAACGTTTCATAATAAGAGCACTTCTGGTCAGTGGAAGCGAAGAAAAGGTCCAGCTCCGGCTATTCCTTTATTGCAAAGAAGAAATCCAGGTCCTCCGATGCCACCAGCTGTATTACGTCGCGAGCTGCAAATGCTAGAAGCTCAACAAAGAGGCTTAGAAAAACAAGGAGTACGCTTAGAAGAAATAATCAGAGAGCGCTGCGAAAGTAAAGAGGCTAATGAAAACGTTAATATGGAACCCGATCCAGAAACTGATGAATTAGTGCTGCAACTCTTTGAATTGGTGAATGAAAAGAATGAATTGTTCAGACGGCAATCCGAGctaatgtacat TCGTCGTCAGCAACGTTTAGAAGAAGAGCATGCGGATCTCGAGCATCAGATTCGATTGTTAATGGCGAGACCGGAGGCGAATAAAACTGATACGGATAAAACTAAAGAAGAGCAATTGATTCAACGTTTGGTGGAAGTTGTCGAGAGGCGTAACGAAGTTATAACGAGTCTGGAGATGGATCGTTTGAGGGAGAAAGAAGAGGATAAGACCATAAGGGAAAGGATGGCGTCTCATAGAG CTAAACGTGAAGAAAATTCATCAATATCATCACTTGAATTGCAAAATACTTTGAAACCGGAAAAGAAGAAAGATAAGAGAAGATGGTTGAAAAAGGATAAAACTAAAAAGGGtgatgctgataaaatttccttAGAGGATTCCGAAGTCATAATCAAGAAGGagaaaaaacataagaaatggTTCTAA
- the MICAL-like gene encoding MICAL-like protein isoform X2 codes for MGERRGTKALELWCRRVTEGYSGVRVDNMTTSWRDGLAFCALIHHFRPDLIDFSSLKKEDVYHNNELAFRTAESYLGIPALLDAEDMAQYAVPDRLSILTYLSQYYQYFASVSSPSRLIAKRPSSSKERDSMPESPSLASPPTKMMSGGLARRDPCTACGLPVFLAQRLLVERRLYHRTCFCCARCGAQLTLAGFYQTETDGQYCCETCPDEESDTEQDSTDYPAKVDDDVAKKIIREKTLSDEEKSYNLQSLQRSNIMESNVIDDKKIEPKWESSSAFAGFMTSHLAQKDSDDDDVLPALPTSLPPSKTVDLPQLVEVYLTESNLQSPSVEVSKEPEISSDISDNDKSRELSNENSNICVSDASAFVDDVFKEIVSEETAHPVVVNSIHANQLETASVSTVEDDVNISNESVDKAVDAIAKDNSDRFDAEGEKSRDSPADTSLVKMRMKIFETMEKDSNRKAQPNTIVKKSNDDNINIDKFKVVLDDSSKSIDSTSVSITCDPVKREHDGETQSSISLDLTAAVTETSTEVNESRDSEFEKVPCTDDSAIVSFDDDLNSTKSQNVNDNDVLTNILDDTDTRMITEDSTHDDNTQSNIISIDSSDDIIEVKNVEEKRISIINVEEESISVKDVEEKRISIINVEEESISEKDVEEKRISIINVEEESISVKDVEEKRISIINVEEESISVKDVEEKCISIINVEEESISVKDVEEECISVKDEDVSFINDVSKLDELNTEIIPSDDSNVNRVELEVSSPKSDVEIVVDDDSKIENKVESVEAEENQSKENYPVHLNPFSDDESETDDVAMTSDSMSSKRTSNSSKKEENKNPFESSSDDEQNQIIPVKKKSSEKPPRPPPPVFLLNANKANKSSKESRRVVTAPTISLNPFSSDEDENSEDEKVSTRAPIPKPRQRIGEENESMSMSHLGIEPRSFHGSSTSLTSTISRRKKAPAPKPPGLSDAPQPAPRKCSVQENVEDLNDSSMLSQLSSPNSSLSHMSPQVSPRSRKRRPAPLPPSSGLHPFANSTFLKSESNLNSLDSTSFCPSPILQDDKSLMSLKRVVSAAEFDNDPDLSIATVWENEKSEDKSKDQDSSIISDASLPTFHNKSTSGQWKRRKGPAPAIPLLQRRNPGPPMPPAVLRRELQMLEAQQRGLEKQGVRLEEIIRERCESKEANENVNMEPDPETDELVLQLFELVNEKNELFRRQSELMYIRRQQRLEEEHADLEHQIRLLMARPEANKTDTDKTKEEQLIQRLVEVVERRNEVITSLEMDRLREKEEDKTIRERMASHRAKREENSSISSLELQNTLKPEKKKDKRRWLKKDKTKKGDADKISLEDSEVIIKKEKKHKKWF; via the exons tatcGTCTCCGTCCAGACTCATCGCCAAGAGACCATCATCATCCAAAGAGCGTGATTCAATGCCCGAGTCTCCGTCTTTAGCAAGCCCACCCACCAAG ATGATGAGTGGAGGGCTGGCACGGCGAGATCCTTGTACAGCGTGCGGATTACCTGTGTTCTTGGCCCAAAGACTTTTGGTAGAACGTCGTCTCTACCACCGCACCTGTTTCTGCTGTGCTCGTTGCGGCGCTCAACTCACCTTAGCTGGcttctatcaaactgaaacagaCGGACAATATTGCTGTGAAACCTGTCCGGACGAAGAGTCCGACACGGAACAAGATAGCACTGACTATCCTGCAAAGGTCGATGACGACGTCGCAAAGAAAATCATCAGAGAGAAGACTCTGAGCGACGAAGAGAAATCTTACAACCTACAATCCTTACAAAGATCGAATATTATGGAGAGCAACGTCATCGACGATAAGAAGATTGAACCAAAGTGGGAATCGTCCAGCGCTTTTGCCGGGTTCATGACCTCTCACTTAGCTCAAAAGGACAGCGATGACGATGACGTCCTACCCGCTCTTCCAACTAGTCTTCCTCCAagtaaaactgtagatttgcctCAATTGGTCGAAGTTTACCTGACCGAATCAAATTTGCAAAGTCCGTCTGTTGAAGTGTCTAAGGAGCCAGAAATTAGTAGTGATATTAGTGACAATGATAAGAGTCGTGAACTCTCGAATGAAAATTCAAACATTTGTGTTAGTGATGCGAGTGCCTTCGTTGATGATGTATTTAAAGAAATTGTCAGTGAAGAGACTGCCCATCCCGTCGTTGTAAATAGTATACATGCTAACCAGCTTGAAACTGCCAGTGTTTCTACTGTAGAGGATGATgtgaatatttcaaatgaaagtgTTGATAAAGCGGTTGATGCAATTGCCAAAGATAATTCGGATCGTTTTGACGCGGAGGGTGAAAAGTCTCGGGATTCTCCCGCCGACACCTCCCTCGTCAAAATGagaatgaaaatatttgaaacaatgGAAAAAGATAGCAATAGAAAAGCTCAACCCAATACCATTGTCAAAAAATCAAACGatgataatattaatattgataaatttaagGTAGTTTTAGACGATAGCAGTAAGAGTATTGATAGCACTAGTGTTAGTATTACGTGTGATCCTGTAAAGCGTGAACACGATGGAGAAACTCAATCTAGCATTAGTTTAGATTTAACAGCAGCGGTGACTGAAACCAGTACTGAAGTAAATGAATCTCGCGATTCTGAATTTGAAAAAGTGCCTTGTACCGATGATAGCGCAATTGTGTCCTTTGACGACGATTTAAATAGCACAAAATCGCAAAATGTCAATGATAATGATGTATTGACCAATATACTCGACGATACGGATACTCGAATGATAACTGAAGATTCAACGCACGATGATAATACTCAatctaatataatttcaattgacAGCAGCGATGATATTATCGAAGTAAAAAATGTAGAAGAGAAACGTATCAGCATAATAAATGTAGAAGAAGAATCTATCAGTGTAAAAGATGTTGAGGAAAAACGTATCAGTATAATAAATGTAGAAGAAGAATCTATCAGCGAAAAAGATGTTGAAGAAAAACGTATCAGTATAATAAATGTAGAAGAAGAATCTATCAGTGTAAAAGATGTAGAAGAAAAACGTATCAGTATAATAAATGTAGAAGAAGAATCTATCAGTGTAAAAGATGTAGAAGAAAAATGTATCAGTATAATAAATGTAGAAGAAGAATCTATCAGTGTAAAAGATGTAGAAGAAGAATGTATCAGTGTAAAAGATGAAGATGTTAGTTTTATCAATGACGTGTCTAAACTTGACGAGTTGAATACTGAAATTATACCGTCTGATGATTCGAATGTTAATAGAGTCGAATTGGAAGTTTCAAGTCCGAAGAGTGATGTTGAAATTGTTGTTGACGATGAttcgaaaattgaaaataaagtagaatCTGTAGAAGCTGAAGAAAATCAATCTAAAGAAAATTATCCTGTACATTTGAATCCATTTTCTGACGACGAAAGTGAAACTGATGATGTG GCTATGACTAGTGATTCTATGTCATCGAAACGAACTTCGAATTCAAGTAAAaaggaagaaaataaaaatccatTTGAAAGTAGTAGTGACGATGAACAGAATCAAATAATACCAGTCAAAAAGAAAAGTAGTGAAAAGCCTCCGAGGCCGCCACCTCCAGTGTTTCTTCTGAATGCAAACAAAGCTAATAAATCTAG caaAGAATCCAGACGCGTAGTGACAGCTCCGACTATAAGTTTAAATCCATTTTCATCCGATGAAGATGAAAATTCTGAAGATGAAAAAGTATCTACGAGAGCTCCGATTCCAAAACCTCGACAACG GATCGGTGAGGAGAATGAATCAATGTCGATGAGCCAtttgggaatcgaacctcgttCGTTCCATGGTTCATCAACTTCCTTGACGAGCACAATATCGAGGAGGAAAAAGGCTCCAGCGCCGAAGCCTCCAGGATTGTCAGACGCACCTCAACCGGCTCCGAGAAAATGCAGTGTCCAAGAGAATGTAGAAGATTTAAATGACTCGTCGATGCTGTCTCAACTGTCCAGTCCGAATAGCAGCTTG TCCCACATGTCTCCTCAAGTATCTCCCAGATCGCGCAAACGGCGTCCAGCACCACTACCTCCATCTTCAGGCCTGCATCCATTCGCCAATTCGACGTTCCTAAAATCTGAaagcaatttaaattcattagaTAGTACTTCGTTTTGTCCGTCGCCGATTTTGCAAGATGATAAGAGTTTGATGAGTCTTAAAAGAGTTGTGTCCGCAGCTGAGTTTGATAACGATCCAGATTTGTCAATCGCTACTGTTTGGGAGAATGAAAAATCAGAGGATAAGAGTAAAGATCAAGATAGTAGTATCATCAGTGATG cAAGCCTTCCAACGTTTCATAATAAGAGCACTTCTGGTCAGTGGAAGCGAAGAAAAGGTCCAGCTCCGGCTATTCCTTTATTGCAAAGAAGAAATCCAGGTCCTCCGATGCCACCAGCTGTATTACGTCGCGAGCTGCAAATGCTAGAAGCTCAACAAAGAGGCTTAGAAAAACAAGGAGTACGCTTAGAAGAAATAATCAGAGAGCGCTGCGAAAGTAAAGAGGCTAATGAAAACGTTAATATGGAACCCGATCCAGAAACTGATGAATTAGTGCTGCAACTCTTTGAATTGGTGAATGAAAAGAATGAATTGTTCAGACGGCAATCCGAGctaatgtacat TCGTCGTCAGCAACGTTTAGAAGAAGAGCATGCGGATCTCGAGCATCAGATTCGATTGTTAATGGCGAGACCGGAGGCGAATAAAACTGATACGGATAAAACTAAAGAAGAGCAATTGATTCAACGTTTGGTGGAAGTTGTCGAGAGGCGTAACGAAGTTATAACGAGTCTGGAGATGGATCGTTTGAGGGAGAAAGAAGAGGATAAGACCATAAGGGAAAGGATGGCGTCTCATAGAG CTAAACGTGAAGAAAATTCATCAATATCATCACTTGAATTGCAAAATACTTTGAAACCGGAAAAGAAGAAAGATAAGAGAAGATGGTTGAAAAAGGATAAAACTAAAAAGGGtgatgctgataaaatttccttAGAGGATTCCGAAGTCATAATCAAGAAGGagaaaaaacataagaaatggTTCTAA